One region of Micromonospora ureilytica genomic DNA includes:
- a CDS encoding MarR family winged helix-turn-helix transcriptional regulator, with product MSVTDPCELPADRKRGSNFGWSLGMVLRRWHEHVEELLRDLPHGSRGYHILAVVVHEEVPTQGALAARLAIDRSVLTYVIDDLENAGLIERQRDPQDRRARRIVATERGRQTLAEAERRVAHAEDHVLGGLPEEQREVFRDLADRAAEAIHAAAPATDPCVAVQSVLPPSD from the coding sequence ATGTCCGTGACCGATCCCTGCGAGCTGCCGGCCGACCGCAAGCGCGGCTCGAACTTCGGCTGGTCTCTGGGCATGGTGCTGCGCCGCTGGCACGAGCACGTCGAGGAGCTACTGCGGGACCTGCCGCACGGCAGTCGGGGCTACCACATCCTGGCCGTCGTCGTGCATGAGGAGGTGCCCACGCAGGGTGCCCTGGCCGCCCGCCTGGCCATCGACCGCAGCGTTCTGACGTACGTCATCGACGACCTGGAGAACGCCGGCCTCATCGAGCGTCAGCGTGATCCCCAGGACCGGCGCGCCCGACGGATCGTGGCCACCGAACGCGGACGTCAGACACTCGCCGAGGCCGAGCGGCGGGTCGCCCACGCCGAGGACCACGTGCTGGGCGGGCTACCCGAGGAGCAGCGCGAGGTCTTTCGCGACCTCGCCGACCGCGCCGCCGAGGCGATCCACGCCGCCGCCCCCGCCACAGACCCCTGCGTGGCGGTGCAGAGCGTCCTTCCGCCGTCCGACTGA
- a CDS encoding LLM class flavin-dependent oxidoreductase, translated as MLDYGHELRFGSFLTPSVHDPDQVVALAELTEAAGLDLVTFQDHPYNPEFLDTWTLLSWVAARTQRLRISGNVLSLPLRPPAVLARAAASLDRLSHGRFELGLGAGAFWDGIEGMGARRLTAGQGVAALREAIDVLRGVWDDTADGPLRLDGEYYPVPGMQRGPKPAHDIDIWLGAYQPKMLALTGQKANGWLPTLEYLRSPDRVTANRLIDEAAIAAGREPREIRRLLNLFTVDVSSRSRGFLQGPAEQWVDQLLPLVLEEGFSTFLIGRDDPRLIQTLGQEIAPALREAVAKERTGGEVGTGPVRTSVALAERQPGLDYDALPTSLATRSVEPGDPEYERVRHTYSWHGSPAVVIRPQNAAEVVDAVSYARTQNVPLSVRSGGHGISGRSTNNGGVVIDMSRMNKVELLDRTTRRVRLEPGARWGAVAQALAPYGLAMSSGDYGDVGVGGLATTAGIGYLARKHGLTIDHVVAAEIVTADGRLLRVDDEHHPDLFWAIRGAGGNFGVVTALELEAYEVDNVVYAQLVADATDTAQLLSRWGQLVEDAPRELTSFLSLFPARRGSPPAAQVTLVYAGDDVEAAQSALSPFLEIGPILDQQAQLVPYPAIVVPAGNQHRGQGLRDTRSGLLHHVTPHAADLMENMIHSGDVMIMQLRSVGGAVNDVARDATAYPHREQNFSVLAATVPDRRPHLDKLWAELYVHLDGLYLSFESDTDPARLLDAWPEPTLGRLRAIKATYDPDNVFNRNFPIPPAEPVV; from the coding sequence ATGTTGGACTACGGGCACGAACTCCGGTTTGGGTCGTTCCTGACACCCAGCGTGCACGACCCGGATCAGGTGGTGGCGCTCGCCGAGCTGACCGAGGCGGCGGGGCTGGACCTGGTCACCTTCCAGGACCACCCGTACAACCCGGAGTTCCTCGACACCTGGACCCTGCTGAGTTGGGTCGCCGCCCGCACACAGCGACTCCGGATCTCCGGGAACGTCCTCAGCCTGCCGCTGCGACCGCCGGCCGTGCTGGCCCGGGCCGCCGCGAGCCTGGACCGGTTGTCGCACGGCCGGTTCGAACTCGGCCTCGGCGCTGGCGCGTTCTGGGACGGGATCGAGGGCATGGGGGCGCGTCGGCTGACCGCTGGGCAGGGAGTCGCGGCCCTGCGGGAGGCTATCGACGTCCTGCGCGGCGTCTGGGACGACACCGCCGACGGACCGCTGCGGCTGGACGGGGAGTACTACCCCGTACCCGGCATGCAGCGCGGCCCGAAGCCGGCACATGACATCGACATCTGGCTCGGCGCGTACCAGCCGAAGATGCTGGCCCTGACCGGCCAGAAGGCCAACGGCTGGCTGCCGACGCTGGAATACCTGCGATCTCCGGACCGGGTGACCGCCAACCGGCTCATCGACGAGGCGGCCATCGCCGCGGGCCGCGAGCCCCGGGAGATCCGACGGCTGCTCAACCTGTTCACTGTCGACGTCTCGTCGCGTAGCCGCGGCTTCCTCCAGGGGCCTGCCGAGCAGTGGGTCGACCAGCTCCTTCCGCTGGTCCTCGAGGAGGGGTTCAGCACCTTCCTGATCGGGCGCGACGACCCACGCCTCATCCAGACCCTCGGGCAGGAGATCGCCCCCGCGCTGCGGGAGGCGGTCGCCAAGGAGCGCACCGGGGGTGAGGTCGGCACCGGGCCGGTCCGCACGAGCGTCGCGCTGGCCGAGCGGCAGCCGGGCCTCGACTACGACGCGCTGCCCACGTCGCTGGCCACCAGGTCCGTCGAGCCCGGTGATCCGGAGTACGAGCGCGTGCGCCACACCTACAGCTGGCACGGATCGCCGGCAGTGGTGATCCGTCCGCAGAACGCCGCCGAGGTGGTCGACGCCGTGTCGTACGCCCGGACGCAGAACGTCCCGCTGTCGGTGCGCAGCGGCGGGCACGGCATCAGCGGCCGGTCGACGAACAACGGGGGAGTGGTCATCGACATGTCGAGGATGAACAAGGTCGAGCTGCTGGACCGGACGACCCGCCGGGTACGGCTGGAGCCGGGGGCCCGGTGGGGTGCCGTGGCCCAGGCGCTCGCCCCGTACGGCCTGGCCATGAGCTCGGGTGATTACGGGGACGTGGGCGTCGGTGGTCTCGCCACCACCGCCGGCATCGGATATCTGGCGCGCAAGCACGGCCTGACCATCGACCACGTCGTCGCCGCCGAGATCGTCACCGCGGATGGCCGCCTGCTCCGCGTCGACGACGAGCACCACCCCGACCTGTTCTGGGCCATCCGGGGCGCCGGTGGGAACTTCGGTGTGGTCACCGCATTAGAGCTGGAGGCGTACGAGGTCGACAACGTCGTCTACGCCCAGCTCGTCGCGGACGCGACCGACACCGCCCAACTACTGAGCCGGTGGGGCCAGCTCGTCGAGGATGCGCCACGGGAGCTGACGAGCTTCCTCTCCCTCTTTCCCGCTCGCCGTGGCAGCCCACCGGCCGCCCAGGTCACGCTCGTCTACGCCGGCGACGACGTCGAGGCGGCGCAGTCCGCCCTGAGCCCGTTCCTGGAGATCGGGCCGATCCTCGATCAGCAGGCGCAGCTCGTGCCGTACCCGGCGATCGTCGTGCCGGCCGGCAATCAGCATCGGGGGCAGGGGCTGCGCGACACCCGCAGCGGCCTGTTGCACCACGTCACGCCGCATGCCGCCGATCTGATGGAGAACATGATCCATTCTGGCGACGTGATGATCATGCAGTTGCGGTCCGTCGGCGGGGCGGTCAACGACGTCGCCCGCGACGCGACCGCGTACCCGCACCGGGAGCAGAACTTCTCGGTGCTCGCCGCCACGGTCCCGGACCGCAGACCACACCTCGACAAGCTCTGGGCCGAGCTGTACGTGCACCTCGACGGCCTGTATCTCAGCTTCGAGAGCGACACCGATCCGGCTCGACTGCTGGATGCCTGGCCCGAGCCCACCCTTGGCCGACTGCGCGCCATCAAGGCCACGTACGACCCGGACAACGTCTTCAACCGGAACTTCCCGATCCCGCCGGCAGAGCCGGTCGTCTAG
- a CDS encoding DNA alkylation repair protein, whose protein sequence is MATSVDVRRDLASLADPRRAEASGRFLQMVPGGYGEGDMALGVSVPDQRKVAARYWRDLSLAETTRLLTDGAHEERLTSLLILVRKFTKGDEPERAHIFDTVLANTSRINNWDLVDSSAPYIVGPWLMDKDRSVLDRLAESSLVWDRRIAVMATFAFVKAGDFEWTFRLGDRLLHDPHDLVRKAVGWMLREVGNRDRAAEEEFLARRYRVMPRVMLRYAIEKFEPQRRRDYLSGAL, encoded by the coding sequence ATGGCCACCAGCGTTGACGTGCGTCGGGACCTCGCCAGCCTCGCCGATCCACGTCGAGCCGAGGCGTCGGGCCGGTTCCTGCAGATGGTTCCCGGCGGGTACGGCGAGGGCGACATGGCTCTCGGTGTCTCCGTGCCCGACCAGCGCAAGGTGGCCGCCCGGTACTGGCGCGACCTCTCGCTCGCCGAGACGACGAGGCTGCTCACCGACGGCGCGCACGAGGAGAGGCTGACCTCGCTGCTCATTCTGGTACGAAAGTTCACCAAGGGCGACGAGCCGGAACGGGCTCATATCTTCGACACCGTCCTGGCCAACACCAGCCGCATCAACAACTGGGACCTTGTGGACTCGTCCGCGCCGTACATCGTCGGCCCCTGGCTGATGGACAAGGACCGGAGTGTCCTCGATCGGTTGGCCGAGTCGAGTCTCGTGTGGGATCGGCGCATCGCCGTCATGGCGACCTTCGCCTTCGTCAAGGCCGGGGACTTCGAGTGGACCTTCCGACTCGGCGACCGTCTCCTGCACGACCCGCACGACCTCGTCCGGAAGGCGGTGGGCTGGATGCTGCGCGAGGTGGGCAACCGGGACAGGGCGGCGGAGGAGGAGTTCCTCGCCCGCCGCTATCGGGTCATGCCACGGGTCATGCTGCGGTACGCGATCGAGAAGTTCGAACCGCAGCGTCGCCGCGACTACCTGTCCGGCGCCCTCTAG
- the cutA gene encoding divalent-cation tolerance protein CutA, translating to MTLAGGATAARLAAGAQVAGPVASVFWHLGEQGTSEEWQLLLYTTTDRYPQLEAYLIDAHPWDNPQVAAVPIVRGSTAYLAWITRTVEGE from the coding sequence ATGACGCTGGCCGGAGGGGCAACAGCGGCCCGCCTGGCGGCGGGCGCGCAGGTGGCCGGGCCGGTGGCGTCCGTGTTCTGGCACCTCGGCGAGCAGGGCACAAGCGAAGAGTGGCAGCTGCTGCTGTACACCACGACCGACCGGTACCCGCAATTGGAGGCGTATCTGATCGACGCCCACCCGTGGGACAACCCGCAGGTCGCCGCCGTGCCAATCGTTCGCGGCTCGACCGCCTACCTGGCGTGGATCACACGGACAGTCGAGGGCGAGTAG
- a CDS encoding helix-turn-helix domain-containing protein — protein sequence MRQLRDAQHISLRNLAKITYHGKTYLHELETGMKTPTAQVAQRIDDALNAAGELVSLAAQPTIRRREFVAAAGLAAALPHTLLGHGRHVGTGTARRLAERTARLRRLDNFLGGADTHHLYTAEADATTRLIHDGSYSEPVGRQLLTVLAEQTQLAGWAAFDAGRHADAERLYRTSLSAARDANEYALAGNAYAFLAYQQLALGQPASDTATAGCEAAAAATPTVRALLHLRAAWAYAVGGNAAAADQQLALGTTCLSEHDDRPEPDWVYWVDQAEGEIMTGRCWTVLRRPMRAIPVLEHALARFDDTYSRDKALYLSWLADAYLDANEVEHACATAAAAVRLAGGVGSVRPAQRLNSFLNRIEPHAGMQCVAELRSLAAEMSTRPRLSV from the coding sequence ATGCGACAACTTCGCGACGCGCAGCACATCTCCCTGCGCAACCTCGCCAAGATCACCTACCACGGTAAGACGTACCTGCACGAGTTGGAGACCGGCATGAAAACGCCCACCGCCCAAGTCGCGCAGCGCATCGACGACGCGCTCAACGCCGCCGGTGAACTCGTCTCCCTCGCCGCTCAGCCCACCATCCGCCGCCGCGAATTCGTGGCCGCCGCCGGACTCGCCGCCGCCCTACCGCACACACTGCTCGGCCACGGCCGGCACGTCGGAACCGGCACTGCCAGACGGCTCGCCGAGCGCACGGCCCGACTTCGCCGCCTCGACAACTTCCTCGGCGGTGCCGACACCCACCACCTCTACACCGCCGAAGCCGACGCCACCACCCGGCTCATCCACGACGGCTCTTACAGCGAACCCGTCGGCCGGCAACTCCTGACCGTCCTCGCCGAGCAAACTCAGCTCGCCGGATGGGCGGCATTCGACGCCGGCCGGCACGCCGACGCAGAACGGTTGTACCGGACTAGTCTCTCCGCCGCCCGCGACGCAAACGAGTACGCCCTCGCCGGTAACGCGTACGCGTTCCTCGCCTACCAACAGCTGGCCCTCGGCCAGCCCGCCTCCGATACCGCCACGGCCGGGTGCGAGGCCGCCGCAGCCGCCACCCCAACTGTTAGGGCGTTGCTGCACCTGCGGGCCGCCTGGGCGTACGCCGTCGGGGGCAACGCAGCTGCGGCGGACCAGCAGCTCGCGCTTGGCACCACGTGTCTCAGCGAGCACGACGACCGACCCGAACCCGACTGGGTGTACTGGGTAGACCAGGCGGAAGGCGAGATCATGACCGGGCGGTGTTGGACAGTCCTGCGCCGGCCGATGCGCGCCATCCCCGTGCTGGAACACGCCCTCGCCCGGTTCGATGACACTTACTCCCGCGACAAAGCCCTCTACCTGTCGTGGCTGGCAGACGCCTACCTCGACGCCAACGAGGTTGAGCACGCGTGCGCCACCGCTGCTGCCGCAGTCCGGCTCGCAGGTGGGGTTGGGTCGGTGCGCCCAGCGCAACGCCTGAACTCATTCCTCAACCGGATTGAGCCCCATGCCGGGATGCAATGCGTGGCTGAGCTTCGATCCTTGGCCGCCGAGATGTCTACTCGCCCTCGACTGTCCGTGTGA
- a CDS encoding pyridoxal-phosphate dependent enzyme, which translates to MITPVPLGTWPTPLEAAPRLAARLGLAELWFKRDDLNGLGGGGNKIRKLQYTCAQAIADGATTLITSGAPQSNHARLTAAAAARLGLSCVLVLAGPPPESRRGNLLLDGLAGTEIVWAGDGPLAEVVAVEAERRSAYIIPFGGTSPASIQGYVDCGRELRAQLPTVDGVEVVAALGSGGTMAGLVRELGAQRVIGVDVGAVPDPRATVAGLLVGEVEPDALRIDGTQVGAGYRTLTDAVRAALEVTARTEGVFLDPTYTGRAMAALLAGSFPRGDRVVFLHSGGLPGLFGHPAL; encoded by the coding sequence ATGATCACACCCGTTCCCCTCGGTACGTGGCCGACGCCGTTGGAGGCCGCGCCCCGGCTTGCCGCCCGGCTGGGGCTGGCCGAGCTCTGGTTCAAGCGTGACGACCTCAACGGCCTCGGGGGAGGCGGCAACAAGATCCGCAAGCTCCAGTACACCTGCGCGCAGGCGATCGCCGACGGCGCCACCACGCTGATCACCTCCGGGGCGCCGCAGAGCAACCACGCACGGCTCACCGCTGCCGCGGCCGCGAGGCTTGGCCTCTCCTGCGTGCTGGTGCTCGCCGGCCCGCCCCCGGAGAGCAGGCGAGGCAACCTGCTGCTCGACGGGCTCGCCGGCACGGAGATCGTCTGGGCCGGAGACGGTCCGCTCGCCGAGGTGGTGGCGGTCGAGGCGGAGCGACGATCGGCGTACATCATCCCGTTCGGCGGCACCTCACCCGCGTCGATCCAGGGTTATGTGGACTGTGGTCGGGAGCTGCGGGCCCAGCTGCCGACCGTCGACGGGGTCGAGGTGGTGGCGGCGCTCGGCTCCGGCGGGACGATGGCCGGTCTGGTGCGGGAGTTGGGTGCGCAGCGGGTGATCGGCGTGGATGTCGGCGCCGTGCCGGACCCCCGGGCGACCGTCGCCGGGCTGCTCGTCGGCGAGGTCGAGCCGGACGCGCTGCGGATCGACGGTACCCAGGTGGGTGCCGGGTACCGCACGCTGACCGACGCCGTGCGGGCGGCGCTGGAGGTGACCGCGCGAACGGAGGGGGTCTTCCTGGACCCGACGTACACCGGTCGGGCGATGGCGGCGCTGTTGGCCGGCAGCTTCCCGCGCGGCGACCGGGTCGTCTTCCTGCACAGCGGGGGACTGCCGGGCCTCTTCGGCCACCCCGCGTTGTAG
- a CDS encoding NAD(P)H-binding protein, giving the protein MTILITGANGTVSREVLRELAGKQPLRALVRDASRTPGLDGVEYVVGDLDRPTTLIPAFEGVTTLWLLMPMGPLAPSQSMNAVWAARQAGVRHIVRLSAIGAAHDAPTRNGRLHALSDAELQASGIPWTILRPSHFMQNLLGAKAGEHLYGLFGAAKVGLIDARDIAAAGAAILAAPQQHEGKIYTPTGPESITLDQAADEIASALGQPVRYVPQSPEQARDGLLQAGLDEWSAEVLAEYRVAYGSGWGDFTNDHVERIVGRQPRTFAEFARDHREHFASV; this is encoded by the coding sequence ATGACCATTCTGATAACCGGGGCAAACGGCACTGTGTCGCGGGAGGTGCTGCGGGAGCTGGCCGGCAAGCAGCCGCTCCGCGCCCTCGTGCGGGACGCGTCGCGCACGCCGGGGCTCGACGGGGTCGAGTACGTCGTCGGTGACCTGGACCGACCCACCACCCTGATCCCGGCGTTCGAGGGCGTGACAACACTCTGGCTGCTGATGCCGATGGGCCCGCTGGCACCGAGCCAGAGCATGAACGCGGTGTGGGCGGCCCGGCAGGCCGGCGTGCGGCACATCGTCCGGCTCTCCGCGATCGGGGCCGCGCACGACGCGCCCACCCGCAACGGCCGACTGCACGCGCTCTCCGACGCCGAGCTACAGGCGTCGGGCATCCCCTGGACGATCCTGCGACCGAGCCACTTTATGCAGAACCTGCTCGGCGCCAAGGCCGGTGAGCACCTCTACGGCCTCTTCGGTGCCGCGAAGGTCGGCCTGATCGACGCCCGGGACATCGCCGCCGCCGGGGCAGCGATCCTCGCCGCGCCACAGCAGCACGAGGGCAAGATCTACACGCCCACCGGCCCGGAGAGCATCACCCTGGACCAGGCGGCCGACGAGATCGCCAGCGCGCTCGGCCAGCCGGTGCGCTACGTGCCGCAGAGCCCGGAACAGGCACGCGACGGTCTGCTCCAGGCCGGCCTCGACGAGTGGTCGGCCGAGGTCCTCGCCGAGTACCGGGTCGCCTACGGCTCCGGGTGGGGCGACTTCACCAACGACCATGTCGAGCGGATCGTCGGCCGGCAGCCGCGGACCTTCGCCGAGTTCGCCCGCGATCACCGTGAGCACTTCGCCAGCGTCTGA